The following are from one region of the Littorina saxatilis isolate snail1 linkage group LG2, US_GU_Lsax_2.0, whole genome shotgun sequence genome:
- the LOC138957987 gene encoding uncharacterized protein yields MTVSFFHYTSVSGLRQIISSGRINESSHGNNHAHFGEGTYGTSLSPDEGRGEIARNNWGKHGKYYIRNGKMAMAIEVKIPSSKVKRVNHCGRDILVHAGPVKLSDYPGWVEWDVPEDDYSDYFTDSDEDSDDY; encoded by the exons ATGACGGTATCATTCTTTCACTACACAAGCGTCAGTGGATTGCGGCAGATAATCTCTTCTGGTCGAATCAATGAAAGCTCCCATGGCAACAACCACGCCCACTTTGGGGAAG GTACCTACGGGACGTCACTCTCTCCGGACGAAGGCCGGGGGGAAATCGCTCGCAATAACTGGGGCAAGCACGGCAAGTATTACATCAGGAACGGCAAAATGGCGATGGCCATCGAGGTGAAAATCCCCAGCAGCAAGGTCAAGAGAGTCAACCATTGCGGCCGTGACATCCTGGTGCACGCGGGACCCGTCAAGCTCAGCGACTACCCCGGGTGGGTGGAATGGGATGTACCTGAAGACGACTATTCTGACTACTTCACAGATTCTGACGAGGACAGTGATGATTATTGA
- the LOC138957988 gene encoding protein starmaker-like, protein MSCGNPFFHYTSEWGLRGIVKSGHIWQSSDNHTHFGKGAYGTSLSPEAGQRRIAHNNWESYGHFYIANGKVAIAIELNIPTGKYRRVKVKGRDILVHDGPIYLNEYKWKTWRVPAEEDAYCSESDDESDDGYDDDGDDESENSDAEYDDEEGEAENSDEEYDDDDGNTENDEDECEDDEEIENSDGECEDDDGTAENDDEDYEDDTENDDEEYDEDETAEYDEDDDVETGSEHDDDDDDDDDDDDDDADHSEDDDEYSEGEDYDDDGNQNKDDDDQSGDDDDDGEDDNDDDVQSEREEDYEERDLYGLNVAHHSDTETDEENVPHYDDDTYYDDDDERGFHQQDETDDEDDYY, encoded by the exons ATGAGTTGTGGTAACCCCTTCTTCCATTACACCAGTGAGTGGGGCCTCCGAGGCATCGTCAAGTCTGGCCACATATGGCAAAGCTCTGACAATCACACCCATTTTGGGAAAG GTGCCTACGGAACGTCCCTCTCGCCCGAGGCCGGTCAGAGGAGGATCGCCCACAACAACTGGGAGTCGTACGGACACTTCTACATCGCGAACGGCAAGGTGGCCATAGCCATTGAGTTGAACATTCCCACGGGAAAATACCGCAGGGTAAAGGTTAAAGGGCGTGACATCCTGGTTCACGACGGTCCAATCTATCTGAACGAATACAAGTGGAAAACATGGAGAGTGCCTGCTGAGGAAGACGCCTACTGCAGTGAGAGCGATGATGAAAGTGACGATGGATACGACGACGACGGTGATGATGAATCAGAAAACAGTGACGCGGAATACGACGATGAAGAGGGTGAAGCAGAAAATAGCGACGAGGaatacgatgatgatgatggtaacacagaaaatgacgaagatgAATGCGAAGATGATGAAGAAATAGAAAATAGCGACGGGGAATGCGAAGATGATGATGGTACTGCAGAAAATGATGACGAGGATTATGAGGATGACACGGAAAATGATGACGAAGAATACGACGAAGATGAAACAGCAGAatatgatgaagatgatgatgtgGAGACTGGGTCTGAgcatgatgacgatgacgatgatgatgatgatgatgatgatgatgatgccgaTCACTCTGAAGATGACGATGAATATTCAGAAGGAGAAGATTACGACGATGATGGAAATCAGAACAAGGATGACGATGACCAGAGTggggatgatgacgatgatggagAGGATGACAATGATGACGATGTACAGAGTGAGCGGGAAGAAGACTATGAAGAACGTGACCTTTATGGTTTAAATGTTGCCCATCATAGCGACACAGAAACAGACGAGGAAAATGTTCCGCACTATGACGATGACACCTAttacgacgatgatgacgaacGTGGATTTCACCAGCAGGATGAAACTGACGATGAAGATGATTATTATTGA
- the LOC138957990 gene encoding uncharacterized protein, whose protein sequence is MEPRNGKGSSKKATKKSPATVTTCAFHYTSQRALDSIVACGQILISTKESKHAHSGEGVYLTTLRPELGKVKIAEKNWKFHGQFYIPKGRVDVAIEIEIPADKVEKVGESHRQILLHKGPICLNDYKWKVWKVPEESMYADSTLDDSDPRDDYDYDPRDDYDYDPRDDYDPRDDYDYDPRDDYDPRDDYDYDPRDDYDPRDDYDDPNDDYY, encoded by the exons ATGGAACCGCGGAACGGAAAGGGGTCGTCAAAGAAAGCGACCAAGAAGAGTCCGGCCACCGTAACTACATGTGCATTCCATTACACGAGCCAAAGAGCATTGGACTCAATCGTTGCCTGCGGTCAGATATTGATAAGCACCAAGGAGTCCAAGCACGCTCATAGCGGAGAAG GGGTCTACCTAACCACTCTCCGTCCCGAGCTAGGCAAGGTGAAGATCGCAGAAAAGAACTGGAAGTTCCACGGCCAATTCTACATTCCCAAGGGAAGGGTGGACGTTGCCATCGAGATTGAAATCCCCGCGGACAAGGTTGAGAAAGTGGGCGAGAGCCACAGACAAATCCTTCTTCACAAAGGACCCATCTGCTTGAACGATTACAAGTGGAAAGTATGGAAGGTTCCAGAAGAGTCCATGTACGCCGATAGCACACTCGACGATTCTGATCCAAGAGACGACTACGATTATGACCCAAGAGACGATTACGATTATGACCCAAGAGACGATTATGACCCAAGAGACGATTACGATTATGACCCAAGAGACGATTATGACCCAAGAGACGATTACGATTATGACCCAAGAGACGATTATGACCCAAGAGACGATTATGACGACCCAAATGATGATTACTATTAA